DNA from Solenopsis invicta isolate M01_SB chromosome 4, UNIL_Sinv_3.0, whole genome shotgun sequence:
ACGATTCATGGTTCTCCAATTGTTCGTGCAACCAATTCGCCCGTGCGACGTTAATCTCTTCTCAAGCATCTTCTTTGATCCTCGTAGATCGACAAGTATCTCAGCGTGAGCAAGCGGATGGAGCTGTCCAAGTGTTTGAATCTCACCGAGGTGCAAATCAAGACGTGGTTCCAAAATCGCCGCACGAAGTGGAAGAAGCAGCTCACGTCCAGGCTGAAGATCGCGCAAAGGCAGGGACTGTTTCCACCGACGTATTTCCCGACCACCCAGTATCCACTTCTTCCGTACTACGCGGCGCCTTTGATGTTCGGTGCTCCTTTGTCGGACGACGCGAATTCTAGCTTGCCGACCCGATCCACCGTATCGTCTTCAGATACGGTCTGACGCAGTACAGACTCGAACTACTTCGTCGATTGTCGGCCGGGCAACCGCGAAGTGCAATAAGACCTTCCGTTGGCCACTGCGAAGTTCTCGGTGtagcttttctctttttcttttttttttcttttctattatctCGTATAAGAATTTTTACTCGAAATCCAgttgatataattgtaaaaaaaaatctatcgtAAAAGTGTGCGAATGAcaaaacatatacattttaattatgatGCATCTTTAAGGAGATGCTGGCGAATAATGTTTCGTGCAAGAGTGCCATGCAAAATAGATACACTCTAAATTCATTCATTATTATCTGCGTTTCTAGAGATAGCGAAGTAATATTCAAGTATCAGTCGTATAAACAATTTCTTGTTTTTGTCAGTTGCCTTCTAGACGACCGATTAGTTTTCTTGTATATATAAGCGCGATATAATTGTAGATTTATGTAACACCTACGGGAATCGTATAAAAAATAGTTGATTGCATTTATTCGTAACGCGTTTCAGTAACTGAACAGGATTGCACTCTGATGATATTCAAGTAAGTGATACGAGAAGTAACTTCACATTatgtgagagagaaagatttgTAATTTAGATCAATCttgatttgtaaaattattacggATTTATGAAATGCATATGAGGAAATGTGTGAAAGACGAGCTCTGAATTTACTTGCGACTTCATACGTTTCCGGCGTGACAAGATTCCATCCAAGCAGTAGTGCAAGTGCAAGTGACGCGGAAGCGACATAAACAGCCGTATGGAAATACTATGTAAAGGACACATGAAGATAATATGGAAACGATATGGAAAAGgggaagggagggagagagaggaaatGACGTTAATGCAGACGTCTCGCACTTCCTCTCTTCCAAGCGACCGTCAAGAAAAGCTTGTTCTCAGAGAACTTATAAAACGAAGCACAAAGAAGCGGTTTAATTGAAGGGCTTAGGAgcgtcaagaaaaaaaagactaCTCCTCACCATCTTTAATAAAGAGTGAgacaaaaagaaaacttttatcCTTCattgtacattgaaaaaaattgataatattcacTAGATGTTGAGTGAAATGACGCCAATTAAAGgcttttgattaatataataaaaattaatgttacgttcctatatattatatagtaagTACACGGAAAGCACAATTTTGCTGGAATACAgacctgaaaataattatgttgaaattatgttaaaatcataaaaaaatttttattggatgTTTAAGCTAgttgttagaatgtcaaaactttttgcaccATGCTTGAATGTCTTTCATACTAATTTTGATAATCCAGCATAAAATTATtgtctgatctgtatctagctaagtttttaaatattacagtaaaattgtttttcagtgtattaattataaattgtaaatttaattatacttactatatttagaaaaatacaagtactttttgttatattaaccGAAAATTTACTCAACATTTAGTAGCCATTATCAAACTTTTTCAGTGCGATGGAGAGGGATGCAAGAATAGATAAGGAGATTTGTGCTCGGTGAAATAATTATGTGTTGTACGTAAGACTCTGATTCGaactattatacataatttaacgTCTTCCGCTTACACGCGCGTAAATGGAACAAAGCTTACGCGGCAGAGTATAATTTATCGAGGAGATACGGGCCAAACCGCAGCGTTACATGTGTTATCGAAGCGATTCGTATGCAACGTGCAATTCAAATATACACTCGAGTTAGGGTCGCGCATCTCTATGTAAAGTTTATGAGAGAGCCGCCGCAATGTAGCTTAAAAATGAAAGAGGCATATCCTGAATTATCGAACGCACGAGAAAAAAGAATCGTAAAATACTATCGAGAAGAGAGCGTCTACGAATAGGTAGTTTCGCTCTTGcgtcaataaattatattctatcGTGAGAGCCTTTCTCCCCTTTGTCGGAGCGATACATGACAAGTTACTTTCGTTTAAATCTCGCACGGAGGCAAAGGAGTAAAGTCTGATGAGGGAAAAAAATGCGAGACTAATTACGAGCCACGCCGTAATCGCAAATGTAAGCTTGAGCATTAAGATGAAGTGATATAATGGGAACTTAATGGTCCACACGATGCATATAATCATTCTTTCCACCGAGTAATCAAACGTTAATTAGTCCGCGGTAAGTTCCGTAAAATTCGCGGCGTGTCAGGCGTTTTTTCCCTGCAGCACCTCCTCTCGTTCCTCGGCTCGCGTTTTTCCGCATTATCAGTCTCGCAGGCGGCGTGCCGTCCCGCCGGGCACTTCGTTCGCGTCAACCCCGGGAACAGGACGAACTTCTTGCGCTTTTTCACACGCGGCCCCGTTTCTCCGCGCGGCACCGCTGTCGCCTCGCTCGTGCCGGGGCACCACAGTGTACCGGTCTCCCGCGTCCTCACTTTGACGGACGACTGCACGGTGCGCACCAGCACCACCGGGCTGCAGCTCTTATCGAGCGTCGGGGATGTCTCCGCGTGAAATTTATGAGCCGAAACTTGGACACACTTGTCGGACTGTTCAGGCTTGGAGACGGTGGCGgcagcggtcgccgccgcgatcgCCAGCGTGTTCTGGGCGCACAAGTAGCAGCAGGTCTTTTCGAGGTCGGCGATCGATGGCGGTGGTTTTACGGGGTCCCGATCCTCGACGACGAGGTCATCGTCGCGCGCTACCAGACGCGGCTCCATAGGAGCATGCGAAACGAGCTCCTCGCGCCTTTCTCTTCTCTCCTGCTTCTCCTCCTTTTTCCTCCTCTCCTGTCTTTTCCtcctctcctttctttccttcctGGTGTCCTTGGTGTCCTTGGTGTCCTCGGAAATTTCTATCCCAATGTCCTTATCAGGCTGGACCTCCCCCGCCTTGTCTTGTTCTTTATGACGTTTCCTAGATTTCTTCGGAGCATCTCGATAGCTCATCGATACTCGATACGACACGCTTGATACACCGGCGACCGCCACCGCATCGTCGGGCACTCTCCTCATCCTGCACTCTCTTCTTCGCGTCTTTATTCGCTCGAAAAGTCGTCTCGGCTTCCTCAAAACGCGCTTGCAACATCTTTTCTTCGCGCGGTACAATCTCAGACAACACAGACGCAGCCCAACGCAGCACGATGTCGACCGGTGCATGCGTAACGAACCGATGTCTCGCGTATCAACACCTTTATGATTTTGCTCCGTTTTCTCAGGATTTCTCGTTACGTTTCGCTGATCCTCCTCTGTACTGTTAACTCGATACGCCGTCTGCTGATTTAACGGCGTCGCTGCGAATCCAGAGCAAGGATTAATATCCTAGCCCGATTACGATCACAAagtgataataattatatataaatatataatatgtgaaacaaatgttatattaatgcgAGCAAAAATGACGATTATACTGAAACTTCCTTGGAAGTTAATTTAATTGGGTTGATCTGTTCATTCGTTTTTACGTCCCGACGTATGTTATTGTACTGCTTTTATGTGTTAAACGCGAATGTATTTCAGGGAACGAAAAGAGAAACGATACCCGCATCAGGGAGAATTGAAAACGGAAACGAAGTAGAAGCGCCCCGAGGAAATGGAGTTATTTTTCAGGTTGATTCAAAGAGTTGAATATATGTTGCTTACTGCTAGGTCCATACGTAGAGGAATACGCGGCATTTTGCGATAAATGCGTTTCGTATTCCGTTTGTGCATTTTTCGAGCCAGATATTTGTTCCTTAGGACGTCGTGATGAATGATGGGTGTACCGAGCTATGTGTGCGGATCGATCCACATTTACGAATTCATCCGAATTCACTGTCGGACGCATTTTCATCTAAGCAGATTTTTTTAGGTTCCATTCGTtaagaatttaaagaattagCAAGTAAATAGATGGCTTCGGCATATAAATTACTGCTACCAAGCTGCATCTAATAAATGATTCCCTCGGAACATCGGGAACCTtcggagaaagaaaaaaagtacagCACAGATAAATATGCAAGTTGATCTTTCACTCAGCTCTTTTAActctctaattaatttaattttttttagccaTAATTAGAAAAGGTTATGTTTATTAAGGTTAATGTATTGTACTTTTGGATATAAAAAACGAATGAAATAACATTAACAGACACCGTCTATAATTTCACTCCACATCTCCGATTTTTGCTTGTTGctgataaaaagtaaaattgaaaacGCGGCCTCATTATATTTCATCATATTGAAATGTCttattcattataaaatttttgaatttaaactAAAACTGTCAACTACTTACTTTGTTCAATGCTAAGAACTTTGCCGCGAAAAGAGACATATATTAAAGAAACACGGGCCAATTTGTTATTTTCAGAATTCttatgcctatttccaccaacgcagattaactttgatctcagtttaacttactctttatctttctttagttctaaaaattggaaaaagataagaagtaagttaaactaagatcaaagttaatctacattggtgaaaatgggCATTAAACGGACgaattaatactttattatattttattccaatGTGtcgttttcaatattatattgtaagaATTGTTCTCTGCAGCAGTAAAAGAGAATTTTACTTATGACttagaaatttctaaaatttgagttaattttgcttaagtataaattttataataagaaaaattgattataattacacaaaattattatcgaACAGAGAATGTCtccaaaattgttttttttaaatataattaatataattagttttacgcatagtaatatctaaaaaaaaatttcagttaattataagttattataattactaactaaaattttttttgagacaTCACTAATTTATGcgtaaaagtttctttttattgaaagtgtaaaagatttaagaatttttaaaattcttcaaaataccaaaattttgtaatgtttatcAAAAGACGCAACAGattaatatcacaaattttattctgCGTAGTGAAGTGTATATTTACGTACAATAAGTTGTTGGATGGAAATACTTTTTaggattaaatttgaatattaatctACCATAGCGCATCCATTTTAAATGGATCTCTATTAATATCTGGAGCAATGAATCTCTATCAATATATTCAATAGAGATTCATTACTagatcaaaatataatttgtcactcaccgacacacgatgcgtagcagcggagttttcaacgttgacctgtaaaacacaaataaatataattcacattataatAGCGTtcgcagtaattaatattacaaaaactaaTTACGTTACATTGagcttttattcattttttttaagcacaaatgattaataaagtaattataattttagaaaaatttctatctcatatagacttttaaaaaattttacgaacGAGTCttcttaaagtaaattaatttattaaattaatttaatttattaaatcaagtACTCAATAGTTTACCTCGTGGTTACTCCGCCGTTGCCCGTTGCCTCCCaggctctcctcctcctctcttgtTCTTGCTTGTAGTCTTTTTATGGCACCGGCATTCACTAACGAAAACACTACTACTTATGGCC
Protein-coding regions in this window:
- the LOC105201487 gene encoding uncharacterized protein LOC105201487 → MKMRPTVNSDEFVNVDRSAHIARYTHHSSRRPKEQISGSKNAQTEYETHLSQNAAYSSTYGPSSKQHIFNSLNQPETTPLNQQTAYRVNSTEEDQRNVTRNPEKTEQNHKGVDTRDIGSLRMHRSTSCCVGLRLCCLRLYRAKKRCCKRVLRKPRRLFERIKTRRRECRMRRVPDDAVAVAGVSSVSYRVSMSYRDAPKKSRKRHKEQDKAGEVQPDKDIGIEISEDTKDTKDTRKERKERRKRQERRKKEEKQERRERREELVSHAPMEPRLVARDDDLVVEDRDPVKPPPSIADLEKTCCYLCAQNTLAIAAATAAATVSKPEQSDKCVQVSAHKFHAETSPTLDKSCSPVVLVRTVQSSVKVRTRETGTLWCPGTSEATAVPRGETGPRVKKRKKFVLFPGLTRTKCPAGRHAACETDNAEKREPRNERRCCREKTPDTPRILRNLPRTN